In Macadamia integrifolia cultivar HAES 741 chromosome 12, SCU_Mint_v3, whole genome shotgun sequence, the following are encoded in one genomic region:
- the LOC122058233 gene encoding copper-transporting ATPase HMA4-like — protein MEMNGKDDLKAPLLQASESVAVTVCQPTPNAIRKTKTVVFKIRGIKCASCVVSIESGLRKLNGIETVMVSPLQGQAIIRYKPEFVTAKGVKEMIEGMGYQVDDFPEQDLAVCRLRLKGMACTSCSESVERALLAVDGVKTVAVGLALEEAKIHFDPNLTDSDNLIHAIEDAGFGADLLSSGDDMNKVHLHLYGVSSSDDASIIQSSLEAVDGVNHVEIDPVGSKVTISYDPNLTGPRSLIHCIQEAGHGPNFYNASLYTPPRQRETERQYEILAYRNLFLWSCLFSFPVFVFSMVLPMIPPYGNWLNYKLYDMLTVGMLLRWILCTPVQFIIGRRFYLGSYHALKRGSANMDVLVALGTNAAYFYSVYIVIKALTSDSFQGQDFFETSSMLISFILLGKYLEVVAKGKTSDALAKLTDLAPDTAYLLTLDGDGNVISEMEISTQLIQRNDVIKIFPGATVPVDGVVIRGQSHVNESMITGEARPIAKRAGDKVIGGTMNENGCILVKATHVGSETALSQIVQLVEVAQLARAPVQKLADQISKFFVPAVVIAAFLTWLGWFIPGEAGLYPKRWIPKAMDGFELALQFGISVLVVACPCALGLATPTAVMVATGKGASQGVLIKGGNALENTHKVKTVVFDKTGTLTVGKPMVVGSMLFSNVPIQEFCDVASAAEENSEHPIAKAVVKYAKKLRQQYGSYAERVTESRDFEVHLGAGVSGNVGGKIVLVGNRKLMLSYNVLLGPEVEDYISETEQLARTCVLVAIDGKVAGAFAVTDPVKPEAERVVSFLQSMNISSIMVTGDNWATARAIAKEIGIDNVFAETDPIGKANKIKELQMKGVAVAMVGDGINDSPALVAADVGMAIGAGTNVAIEAADIVLIKSNLEDVVTAIDLSRKTLNRIRLNYAWALGYNVLGMPIAAGILFPFTGIRLPPWLAGACMAASSLSVVCSSLLLQSYKKPLHIEDTQGTIDYSNCV, from the exons ATGGAAATGAATGGGAAAGACGACCTTAAGGCGCCTCTTCTTCAAGCTTCCGAAAGTGTTGCTGTTACAGTGTGTCAACCAACTCCGAATGCAATCAGGAAAACAAAGACAGTTGTGTTTAAAATTCGAGGCATAAAGTGTGCTTCTTGTGTGGTCTCCATAGAATCTGGGCTTAGAAAGCTTAATGGGATTGAAACTGTCATGGTCTCGCCTCTTCAGGGGCAGGCTATTATCAGATACAAACCAGAATTTGTCACT GCAAAAGGTGTTAAAGAAATGATAGAAGGCATGGGCTATCAAGTTGATGATTTCCCTGAACAAGATTTAGCAGTATGCCGACTCCGACTCAAAGGAATGGCATGCACCAGCTGCTCTGAGTCTGTTGAGCGTGCCCTTCTCGCAGTTGATGGAGTGAAAACGGTTGCAGTGGGTTTAGCCCTTGAAGAAGCAAAGATTCACTTTGATCCAAACCTCACGGATTCTGATAACCTCATCCATGCCATTGAAGACGCTGGATTTGGAGCTGATCTTCTCAGTTCTGGAGATGATATGAACAAAGTGCATCTACATCTATACGGAGTCAGTTCTTCAGATGATGCTTCCATCATTCAATCCTCCCTTGAGGCAGTAGATGGTGTGAATCATGTGGAGATAGACCCAGTGGGTAGCAAGGTGACTATTAGCTATGACCCCAACCTCACCGGTCCAAGGTCTCTAATACATTGCATACAAGAAGCTGGCCATGGGCCCAACTTCTACAATGCAAGTTTATATACTCCCCCAAGACAAAGAGAAACAGAGCGTCAGTATGAAATTCTGGCATATAGAAACCTGTTCCTTTGGAGCTGTCTATTTTCATTTCCAGTATTTGTATTCTCCATGGTCCTTCCAATGATTCCTCCTTACGGTAACTGGTTGAATTACAAGCTCTACGACATGCTTACTGTTGGGATGCTTCTGAGATGGATTCTTTGCACGCCTGTACAATTCATTATAGGCCGAAG GTTTTATCTGGGTTCCTACCACGCGTTGAAACGAGGTTCTGCCAATATGGATGTTCTTGTTGCATTGGGCACCAATGCAGCTTATTTCTATTCTGTATACATTGTAATAAAAGCGCTAACTTCGGATTCATTTCAAGGGCAGGATTTCTTCGAGACTAGTTCTATGTTGATATCTTTTATTCTCTTAGGAAAATATTTGGAGGTAGTGGCTAAGGGGAAGACATCAGATGCTTTGGCAAAACTGACAGACCTTGCCCCTGATACAGCCTATCTTTTAACTTTGGATGGGGATGGCAATGTAATATCAGAAATGGAAATAAGCACTCAACTGATACAAAGGAATGATGTGATCAAGATTTTCCCTGGGGCAACAGTTCCTGTTGATGGGGTTGTTATAAGGGGTCAGAGTCATGTGAATGAGAGTATGATCACTGGAGAAGCAAGACCCATCGCTAAGAGGGCAGGAGACAAG GTTATTGGTGGAACCATGAATGAGAATGGATGCATACTAGTTAAGGCTACTCATGTTGGGTCAGAGACTGCATTGTCCCAAATAGTCCAGCTAGTGGAAGTAGCTCAGCTTGCCAGGGCACCGGTTCAGAAACTGGCAGACCAAATTTCAAAGTTCTTTGTCCCTGCT GTTGTTATTGCAGCATTCCTTACGTGGTTGGGCTGGTTCATTCCTGGAGAAGCTGGTCTTTACCCTAAACGTTGGATTCCAAAAGCCATGGATGGCTTTGAGCTGGCACTGCAGTTTGGTATTTCAGTTTTGGTGGTCGCCTGCCCGTGTGCTTTGGGATTAGCAACCCCAACAGCTGTCATGGTTGCTACAGGAAAAGGTGCTTCTCAAGGTGTCCTCATCAAGGGTGGAAATGCACTTGAAAATACACATAAG GTGAAAACTGTTGTCTTTGACAAGACTGGGACCCTGACAGTGGGAAAGCCAATGGTCGTTGGCTCAATGCTTTTCTCAAATGTGCCTATCCAGGAGTTCTGTGATGTGGCTTCTGCGGCAGAG GAAAACAGCGAGCACCCTATAGCAAAGGCTGTAGTAAAGTACGCTAAGAAACTGCGTCAGCAGTATGGGTCCTATGCTGAACGTGTAACTGAATCAAGGGATTTTGAGGTACACCTGGGAGCTGGAGTGAGTGGGAACGTTGGTGGAAAAATAGTGTTGGTTGGGAATAGGAAGCTCATGCTGTCCTATAATGTCCTACTGGGACCTGAGGTAGAAGATTACATCTCAGAAACTGAGCAGCTAGCTCGCACTTGTGTGCTAGTTGCCATTGATGGGAAGGTTGCTGGGGCTTTTGCTGTGACAGATCCTGTGAAACCAGAGGCTGAGCGTGTTGTATCTTTCCTTCAATCAATGAACATCTCAAGCATCATGGTGACTGGTGACAACTGGGCGACAGCAAGAGCCATAGCAAAAGAGATTGGAATTGACAATGTTTTTGCTGAGACGGATCCAATAGGAAAAGCCAATAAGATCAAAGAGTTACAG ATGAAAGGGGTGGCTGTTGCAATGGTGGGGGACGGAATCAACGATTCACCAGCTCTAGTTGCAGCTGACGTTGGCATGGCAATTGGTGCTGGCACTAATGTTGCTATTGAAGCTGCTGACATAGTTCTCATCAAGAGCAACTTGGAAGATGTTGTAACAGCCATTGATCTCTCCAGAAAGACTCTTAATCGCATTCGACTCAACTATGCATGGGCCCTGGGATACAATGTGCTTGGCATGCCTATTGCTGCTGGCATTTTGTTCCCTTTCACTGGAATCCGGTTGCCTCCATGGCTTGCTGGGGCTTGTATGGCAGCATCTTCATTAAGTGTTGTCTGCTCTTCGCTCCTGCTGCAGTCTTACAAGAAGCCTTTGCACATTGAAGATACTCAGGGAACAATTGATTACTCGAATTGTGTGTAA